Proteins from a genomic interval of Medicago truncatula cultivar Jemalong A17 chromosome 3, MtrunA17r5.0-ANR, whole genome shotgun sequence:
- the LOC11429037 gene encoding disease resistance protein RPV1: MAMQLSIGSSSSSFARVVTPKEFDVFISFRGEDTRRNFTSHLYEALSKKVITFIDDNELEKGDEISSALIKAIEKSSASIVIFSKDYASSKWCLNELVKILECKKDNGQIVIPVFYEIDPSHVRNQKGSYMLAFEKHEQDLKQSKDKLQKWKDALTEAANLAGWYSQNYKNDSIFIKYIIEDVLKKLNLRHPFEVNGHLFGIEEKYEEVKSLLKIGSNDVRGLGLWGMGGIGKTTLAKHLYSKLCSQFDHHCLLENVSEESTRCGLKGVRNQLFSKLLELRPDAPNLETTISMRRLVCKKSLIVLDDVATLEQAENLNIVNNCLGPGSRVIVTTRDKQVCSQFNKCAIYEVKRLNKDESLEVFCLEAFREKYPKIGYGDLSKRAIGYCGGNPLGLKVLGTNFRTKSKEVWESELEKLKKIPNRRIHDVLKLSFDGLDCTQQDIFLDIVCFFFLGKYIDRDFLTTLSDASNFFAESGIEVLSNKALIVFRICNLIDMHDLLVEMGREIVKQQSPKNPGSRSRLWDPMEVCDTLKYKKGTEVVEVIIFDISEIRDLYLTSDSFKSMTNLRCLHIFNKMQLPDEGKHYNVHFLQGLEWLSDKLRHLYWVGFPLESLPSTFSAEWLVRLEMRGSKLKKLWDGIQKLGNLKSIDLCYSKDLIEMPDLSRAPKLSLVSLDFCESLSKLHPSILTAPKLEALLLRGCKNIESLKTNISSKSLRRLDLTDCSSLVEFSMMSEKMEELSLIQTFKLECWSFMFCKSSGQIRPSCLSLSRCKKLNIIGSKLSNDLMDLELVGCPQINTSNLSLILDELRCLRELNLSSCSNLEALPENIQNNSKLAVLNLDECRKLKSLPKLPASLTELRAINCTDLDIDSIQRPMLENILHKLHTIDNEGDRILDTNFGFTFLPGDHVPDKFGFLTRESSIVIPLDPKCKLSALIFCIILSGRYGDYYESVCCDCFQNGKIIFNWDQVVSAEMLTEDHVLLSSFTEIWCFERLDWTMNESEGDHCSISCEFMCRANEAEEWSTDGIKGCGVLPVYSLESESVELQPIVQVSDGLQHREIGAEVGNDCGFFLV; this comes from the exons ATGGCCATGCAACTAAGTAttggttcttcttcttcttcgtttgCGAGGGTGGTGACTCCAAAAGAGTTTGATGTTTTTATCAGCTTTCGTGGTGAGGATACTCGTAGAAACTTCACAAGCCATCTTTATGAAGCTCTGAGCAAGAAAGTTATAACATTTATAGATGACAATGAGCTTGAAAAAGGAGACGAGATCTCGTCAGCACTGATCAAAGCTATTGAGAAGTCGTCTGCATCTATCGTCATCTTCTCAAAAGACTATGCTTCCTCAAAATGGTGCTTGAATGAACTCGTCAAGATTCTAGAATGCAAGAAAGATAATGGACAGATTGTGATACCTGTTTTCTATGAAATAGATCCATCACATGTGAGGAATCAGAAAGGAAGTTATATGTTAGCTTTTGAAAAACATGAACAAGATTTGAAGCAGAGCAAAGACAAATTGCAAAAATGGAAAGATGCTCTCACCGAAGCTGCCAATTTAGCTGGGTGGTACTCTCAAAATtacaa GAATGACTCCATCTTCATTAAATACATCATCGAAGAcgttttgaaaaaattgaatctGAGACACCCATTTGAAGTTAATGGGCACCTTTTTGGAATTGAGGAAAAGTATGAAGAGGTTAAATCGTTACTGAAAATTGGGTCAAATGATGTTAGAGGCCTAGGATTATGGGGCATGGGCGGCATAGGAAAGACCACTCTTGCGAAACATTTATATTCCAAACTGTGTTCCCAATTTGATCATCATTGTTTACTCGAAAATGTAAGCGAAGAATCAACCAGATGTGGACTCAAAGGTGTACGTAATCaacttttttctaaattgtTGGAGCTTCGTCCCGATGCACCTAATCTAGAAACCACAATTTCCATGAGAAGACTTGtatgtaaaaaaagtttaattgtaTTGGATGATGTGGCAACCTTAGAGCAAGCAGAAAATCTTAACATAGTTAATAATTGCTTAGGACCAGGTAGTAGAGTCATTGTCACAACTAGAGATAAGCAGGTATGTAGCCAATTTAATAAATGTGCAATATATGAGGTCAAGAGATTGAACAAAGATGAATCTCTCGAGGTATTCTGTTTGGAGGCTTTCAGAGAAAAATATCCTAAAATTGGGTATGGAGATCTATCAAAAAGAGCAATTGGCTATTGCGGAGGCAATCCCCTAGGTTTAAAAGTTTTAGGTACAAATTTTCGTACCAAAAGCAAAGAAGTGTGGGAAAGTGAACTGGAAAAGCTCAAAAAGATACCCAATCGAAGGATTCATGATGTGTtaaaattaagttttgatgGTTTAGATTGTACTCAGCAGGATATATTTTTAGACATAGTATGCTTCTTCTTTTTGGGAAAATACATAGACCGAGATTTCTTAACAACTCTATCGGATGCTAGCAATTTCTTTGCTGAAAGTGGGATTGAAGTCCTTTCAAATAAGGCTCTCATAGTATTTAGAATTTGTAATCTTATAGATATGCATGATTTGTTAGTAGAAATGGGACGAGAGATTGTTAAGCAACAATCTCCTAAAAACCCTGGAAGTAGAAGTCGATTGTGGGATCCCATGGAAGTTTGTGAtacattgaaatataaaaag ggaACCGAAGTTGTTGAAGTCATCATATTCGACATTTCAGAAATTAGAGATCTATACTTGACCTCTGATTCCTTTAAAAGCATGACCAACTTAAGATGtcttcatatattcaacaaaatgCAGCTGCCAGATGAAGGAAAACACTACAATGTGCACTTCCTCCAAGGTCTTGAGTGGTTATCTGATAAACTGAGACACCTTTATTGGGTTGGATTTCCACTTGAGTCCTTGCCATCGACCTTTTCTGCTGAATGGCTTGTAAGACTTGAAATGCGCGGTAGCAAGCTAAAAAAGCTTTGGGATGGAATTCAG AAGCTTGGCAATTTGAAGAGCATTGACCTTTGTTACTCTAAAGACCTTATCGAGATGCCAGATTTATCTAGGGCCCCAAAACTTAGTCTTGTAAGTCTTGATTTTTGTGAGAGCTTGAGTAAGCTCCATCCATCCATTCTCACTGCCCCCAAGCTTGAAGCTCTACTTTTAAGAGGATGCAAAAATATTGAAAGCCTGAAAACCAACATTTCTTCCAAATCTCTCCGACGACTCGATCTTACTGATTGCTCATCTCTTGTGGAATTTTCAATGATGTCAGAGAAAATGGAGGAGTTGTCCTTAATACAAACCTTTAAACTTGAATGTTGGTCATTTATGTTTTGTAAGAGCAGCGGTCAAATTCGTCCAAGTTGTCTCAGTCTAAGTAGATGTAAGAAGCTTAACATTATTGGGAGCAAGTTATCAAATGATCTTATGGACCTGGAACTTGTAGGATGCCCACAAATCAATACATCAAATTTGTCGTTAATCCTTGATGAACTGCGGTGTTTAAGAGAACTAAATTTGAGTTCGTGTTCTAACTTAGAAGCTCTCCCTGAAAACATTCAAAACAATTCAAAGTTGGCAGTCCTTAATTTAGATGAATGCAGGAAACTTAAGTCCCTACCAAAGCTTCCTGCATCCTTGACAGAGTTGAGAGCCATTAACTGCACTGATCTGGACATTGATTCCATTCAACGACCAATGCTTGAGAACATATTACACAAACTCCACACCATCGACAATGAAGGGGATAGAATTTTGGATACtaattttggtttcactttCCTTCCAGGAGACCATGTTCCGGACAAGTTTGGTTTTCTTACAAGAGAGTCTTCAATAGTTATTCCTCTTGATCCCAAATGTAAGTTGTCCGCTTTGATTTTTTGCATCATTCTTTCTGGGAGATATGGTGATTATTACGAATCTGTTTGCTGTGATTGTTTTCAAAACGGAAAAATAATCTTCAATTGGGATCAAGTGGTTAGTGCTGAGATGTTAACTGAAGACCATGTATTATTAAGCTCCTTCACAGAAATATGGTGTTTTGAAAGGCTGGACTGGActatgaatgaaagtgaaggtGATCATTGCAGTATTTCATGTGAATTCATGTGTCGTGCTAACGAGGCAGAAGAATGGTCAACCGATGGGATAAAGGGTTGTGGGGTCCTCCCTGTATATAGCTTGGAATCTGAAAGTGTTGAATTACAACCCATTGTTCAAGTCTCTGATGGGCTACAACACCGAGAAATCGGAGCTGAAGTCGGAAATGATTGTGGATTCTTCCTTGTATGA